In the genome of Nitrospira japonica, one region contains:
- a CDS encoding sialidase family protein — protein MTFRHGARMGDCKIGRMSGRASRRISAWLMAISLLGSIAWAGESGSPAGLGAKHVTVHQVKNVVGPTVQIDESGIVSAAWVEEDKEVRTIWFARSKEPGGPLGPPVRINDPSENPYYRQESPALVVRGNDVFVTWALTHPKMTPDKPFSSELRLSRSTDGGRTFAPSTLVNDDGQVINHTFDAMQVAPDGSVHVAWIDGREGKKEPGTFVAKSGDQGRTFAKNLKVDENTCVCCRTALATSNDGVVYLAWRKIFEGNVREIVVSRSVDGGTEFSAPAVVGQDRWVYPACPHRPASLGVDRRGRVYVTWYTEGADETPAIYLAYSDDQGRTFSSKKQLNRSKGTFPDHPQMAVDPEGHVVVAWEEQSPVRREVVVSRSFDRGESFSAPVKVNEKNGQTPTVAVNARGTAVIGWKEHAMPAHRLVVQTLQLAPAQTTVGKAESVHVP, from the coding sequence ATGACATTTCGACACGGCGCACGGATGGGAGATTGCAAGATAGGCCGGATGTCAGGCCGGGCTTCACGACGGATTTCCGCATGGCTCATGGCGATCTCCCTGCTCGGTTCGATCGCATGGGCCGGCGAATCCGGCTCGCCGGCCGGCCTCGGCGCCAAACACGTGACGGTTCATCAGGTGAAGAACGTCGTCGGTCCGACCGTGCAGATCGACGAGTCCGGCATCGTCTCGGCCGCGTGGGTCGAGGAGGATAAAGAGGTCCGGACCATTTGGTTTGCGCGGTCCAAAGAGCCCGGGGGGCCGCTCGGCCCGCCGGTGCGGATCAACGACCCGTCAGAAAATCCGTACTACCGGCAGGAGTCGCCGGCATTGGTCGTTCGCGGGAACGACGTCTTCGTGACGTGGGCGCTGACCCATCCCAAGATGACCCCGGACAAGCCCTTCTCCAGCGAACTTCGATTGAGCCGTTCCACCGACGGGGGCCGGACGTTCGCTCCCTCGACGCTGGTCAACGACGACGGCCAGGTGATCAATCATACCTTCGACGCCATGCAGGTCGCGCCGGACGGCTCCGTGCATGTCGCATGGATCGACGGGCGTGAGGGAAAGAAGGAGCCGGGGACGTTCGTCGCCAAGTCGGGAGATCAGGGCCGTACCTTTGCCAAGAATCTGAAAGTGGATGAAAACACCTGTGTCTGCTGCAGGACCGCGTTGGCAACGTCCAACGACGGCGTCGTCTATCTCGCCTGGCGGAAGATCTTCGAAGGCAACGTCCGCGAGATCGTCGTGTCCCGATCCGTGGACGGAGGGACGGAATTTTCCGCTCCCGCCGTCGTCGGGCAGGACCGATGGGTCTATCCCGCCTGCCCGCATCGTCCTGCGTCGCTCGGCGTGGATCGGCGCGGACGCGTGTACGTGACGTGGTATACGGAAGGCGCCGACGAGACGCCGGCGATCTATTTGGCCTATTCCGACGATCAGGGGCGAACGTTTTCTTCCAAGAAACAGTTGAACAGATCCAAGGGAACGTTTCCGGACCATCCGCAGATGGCGGTGGATCCCGAAGGGCATGTGGTGGTGGCGTGGGAAGAGCAATCGCCGGTCCGCCGCGAGGTCGTCGTCAGCCGGTCCTTCGATCGCGGCGAATCGTTCAGCGCGCCGGTGAAGGTCAACGAGAAGAACGGCCAGACTCCGACGGTGGCGGTGAATGCACGGGGTACTGCCGTCATCGGGTGGAAAGAACATGCGATGCCCGCCCATCGGCTGGTCGTGCAAACCTTGCAGTTGGCTCCGGCGCAGACGACGGTCGGAAAGGCGGAGTCCGTTCATGTTCCATGA
- a CDS encoding energy transducer TonB, with the protein MTSTHDNRFHISGWGASLVLHAVVVALTLVFLARIDPVLKKETFRWEVALVEAPAPTPVPATPQSVAPPVQPKTRPAHVQPAPAPTPETPVQRVAPQESVQMVHPVVETPRPVEQKIEPLPQQKPEPVERQVEAVQHKAEPVIQKVEESPAVEPTVHAVETKSAEPVYAETVVAQHRPAVPVEAPAPAPTVQEVAVASPSPAAAADNPPTSAAEATQQPSTPAAASEQVDVAPASAPVETPRVVAKAATGMPETKADHRWLAESLWRRVAELKRYPHSARMNGLQGKVVLKAVIRSDGHLAEVSVQKSSGHSVLDTAAMEAVKLACPLHMKHELGKPQIVVSLPIVYSLAN; encoded by the coding sequence ATGACCTCCACACATGACAATCGTTTCCACATTTCAGGATGGGGCGCTTCGCTCGTGCTTCACGCGGTGGTGGTCGCGCTGACGCTGGTTTTTCTGGCGCGGATCGACCCGGTGTTGAAGAAGGAAACGTTCCGTTGGGAGGTGGCACTCGTCGAGGCCCCGGCGCCGACTCCCGTTCCGGCTACACCGCAATCCGTCGCCCCGCCGGTTCAGCCCAAGACCCGGCCGGCGCACGTTCAGCCTGCACCAGCTCCGACGCCGGAGACGCCGGTCCAACGCGTCGCGCCGCAGGAAAGCGTCCAGATGGTGCATCCGGTGGTCGAGACGCCCCGGCCGGTCGAACAGAAGATCGAGCCGCTGCCACAGCAGAAGCCGGAGCCGGTCGAGCGCCAGGTCGAGGCCGTACAACACAAAGCTGAGCCGGTCATCCAGAAGGTCGAAGAATCCCCAGCTGTGGAGCCGACGGTTCATGCCGTGGAAACGAAATCTGCGGAACCGGTGTATGCCGAAACGGTCGTGGCACAGCATCGCCCGGCCGTTCCGGTCGAGGCTCCCGCGCCGGCTCCGACTGTCCAGGAAGTTGCTGTTGCCTCGCCCTCGCCTGCGGCTGCCGCAGATAATCCGCCGACGTCCGCGGCCGAAGCCACGCAGCAGCCAAGCACACCGGCTGCTGCATCGGAGCAGGTGGATGTCGCTCCTGCGTCCGCCCCGGTCGAGACTCCGCGAGTCGTTGCGAAGGCCGCAACCGGAATGCCGGAGACCAAAGCAGACCATCGATGGCTTGCCGAATCGCTCTGGCGACGGGTGGCGGAATTGAAGCGCTATCCGCATTCCGCCCGTATGAACGGTTTGCAGGGTAAGGTCGTCTTGAAAGCAGTCATCCGGTCGGACGGGCATTTGGCCGAGGTGTCGGTGCAGAAGAGTTCGGGGCACAGTGTCCTCGACACCGCCGCCATGGAGGCGGTAAAGCTGGCCTGCCCCCTCCATATGAAGCATGAGTTGGGAAAGCCGCAGATCGTCGTGAGTCTGCCGATCGTCTATAGCTTGGCCAATTGA
- the secA gene encoding preprotein translocase subunit SecA: MLTQILNLVFGSKNDREIKALLPVVQRINGLEGDLTPLSDQALADKTEVFKKRLAAGESLEDILPEAFAVCREMSRRKLNMRHFDVQLIGGMILHRGRIAEMKTGEGKTLVATLPIYLNALEGKGAHLVTVNDYLAKRDAQWMGQLYHALGLSTGIIQHDASFLFDPTYEASDKRLQHLRPCTRPEAYRADITYGTNNEYGFDYLRDNLVVTDLNQCVQRELNFAIVDEVDSILIDEARTPLIISGPTDQTTDLYYRINAIIPQLKIEQDYTIEEKTKTASLTEDGNVRVEHLLGVDNLYDPAHMDLVHHVVKALQAYALYKRDVDYVVKDGEVIIVDEFTGRLMPGRRWSDGLHQAVEAKEGVKIANENQTLASVTFQNYFRMYKKLGGMTGTADTEAAEFAKIYNLDVNVVPTNRKMVRLDYADVVYRTEKEKFAAIVEEIKECHERGQPVLVGTISIEKSEKLAGMLSRNGVKHNVLNAKQHEREAEIVAQAGRKGAVTIATNMAGRGTDILLGGNADFMFKQVLYREEALPDERKLAVFEEIRADCEKNKQDVVTLGGLHILGTERHESRRIDNQLRGRAGRQGDPGSSRFYLSLEDDLMRIFASERVSQLMLKLGMEEGIPIEHGMVTRAIANAQKKVEAHNFEIRKQLLEYDDVMNKQREVIYQHRRAVLAGSHLTEDIHDMMDGVVESALTVYCPPEQYPEEWDLKGLTDMMQGQFGVDITHGKEDGGEALRDLGRDALSEDLRDQVRETYKGKDQELGPELLRFLEKTFMLQVIDHHWKDHLLAMDHLRDGIGLRGYGQKDPLIEYKREGFDLFAGMMERIKSDTLDRLFHVQAVRNDPEHTAPPPPPVMTRPQPQLTLNRGEEPVGAQTVQRNDDKVGRNDPCPCGSGKKYKKCHGA; this comes from the coding sequence ATGCTCACACAGATCCTGAATCTTGTCTTCGGCAGCAAGAACGACCGTGAAATCAAGGCGTTGCTGCCGGTCGTCCAGCGGATCAACGGCCTGGAGGGCGACTTGACTCCACTGTCCGACCAGGCACTGGCCGATAAGACGGAGGTCTTTAAGAAGCGTCTCGCCGCGGGCGAGTCCCTGGAGGACATTCTTCCCGAAGCGTTCGCCGTATGCCGTGAGATGTCCCGGCGGAAGCTCAACATGCGGCATTTCGACGTGCAGTTGATCGGCGGCATGATCCTGCACCGAGGACGCATCGCGGAAATGAAAACCGGAGAGGGCAAAACCCTCGTCGCCACCCTGCCCATCTATTTGAACGCGCTGGAAGGCAAGGGGGCTCACCTGGTCACCGTCAACGATTACCTGGCCAAACGGGACGCCCAATGGATGGGACAGCTCTATCATGCCCTGGGCCTCTCGACCGGCATCATTCAACACGACGCCTCGTTTCTCTTTGATCCGACGTACGAGGCCTCCGATAAACGACTGCAGCACTTGCGACCCTGCACCAGACCCGAGGCCTATCGCGCGGACATCACTTACGGGACCAACAACGAGTACGGGTTCGACTACCTGCGGGACAATCTCGTCGTCACCGATTTGAACCAATGCGTCCAGCGGGAGTTGAACTTCGCGATCGTGGACGAGGTCGACAGCATTCTGATCGACGAGGCGCGGACTCCCTTGATCATTTCCGGTCCGACCGATCAGACCACCGACCTGTACTACCGTATCAACGCGATCATCCCTCAACTCAAGATCGAGCAGGATTATACGATCGAGGAAAAAACCAAGACCGCCTCGCTCACCGAGGACGGCAACGTACGGGTCGAACACCTGCTCGGGGTGGACAATCTCTACGACCCCGCCCACATGGACCTGGTGCACCACGTGGTCAAGGCGCTCCAGGCGTATGCGCTCTACAAGCGGGACGTCGACTACGTGGTCAAGGACGGCGAGGTGATCATCGTCGACGAATTCACCGGACGCCTGATGCCGGGCCGCCGCTGGAGCGACGGGCTTCACCAGGCGGTCGAAGCCAAAGAGGGCGTGAAGATCGCCAACGAGAACCAGACCCTGGCTTCGGTGACTTTCCAGAACTATTTCCGGATGTACAAGAAGCTCGGCGGCATGACCGGCACGGCCGATACCGAGGCGGCGGAATTCGCGAAGATCTACAATCTCGACGTCAACGTGGTTCCGACCAACCGCAAGATGGTCCGGCTGGACTATGCCGACGTCGTCTATCGTACCGAGAAGGAGAAGTTCGCCGCCATCGTGGAGGAAATCAAGGAATGCCACGAGCGGGGCCAGCCGGTGCTCGTCGGCACCATCTCGATCGAAAAATCAGAGAAGCTGGCGGGCATGTTGAGCCGGAACGGCGTCAAGCACAACGTGCTCAATGCGAAGCAGCACGAGCGCGAGGCTGAAATCGTCGCCCAGGCCGGGCGCAAAGGGGCCGTCACGATCGCCACCAACATGGCGGGCCGCGGCACCGACATCCTGCTCGGCGGCAACGCCGATTTCATGTTCAAGCAGGTCCTCTATCGCGAAGAAGCCCTCCCGGACGAGCGCAAGCTGGCCGTCTTCGAAGAGATCCGGGCGGATTGCGAAAAGAACAAGCAGGATGTGGTCACCCTCGGCGGGCTCCACATCCTCGGCACGGAGCGGCACGAAAGCCGCCGCATCGACAATCAGCTGCGCGGCCGCGCCGGCCGACAGGGCGATCCCGGCTCCTCCCGCTTCTACCTCTCCCTCGAAGACGACTTGATGCGGATTTTCGCGTCCGAACGCGTCTCGCAGTTGATGCTCAAGTTGGGCATGGAAGAAGGCATCCCGATCGAGCATGGGATGGTCACGCGCGCCATCGCCAACGCCCAGAAGAAGGTCGAGGCCCACAATTTCGAGATCCGCAAACAGCTTCTCGAATACGACGACGTCATGAACAAGCAGCGCGAGGTGATCTACCAGCACCGCCGCGCCGTCCTCGCCGGCAGCCATCTCACCGAAGACATTCACGACATGATGGACGGGGTCGTGGAATCCGCTCTCACGGTCTATTGCCCCCCCGAGCAGTACCCGGAAGAATGGGATCTCAAAGGCTTGACCGACATGATGCAGGGGCAGTTCGGCGTCGACATCACGCACGGCAAGGAGGACGGCGGCGAAGCGTTGCGTGACCTGGGCCGGGACGCATTGTCGGAAGATCTTCGCGATCAGGTACGCGAGACCTACAAGGGGAAGGACCAGGAACTGGGGCCGGAGTTGCTGCGCTTCCTGGAAAAGACCTTCATGCTCCAGGTGATCGACCACCATTGGAAGGATCACCTGCTCGCCATGGACCACCTCCGGGACGGGATCGGATTGCGGGGATACGGCCAGAAGGATCCGCTCATCGAGTACAAACGCGAGGGCTTCGACCTGTTCGCCGGGATGATGGAGCGGATCAAGTCGGACACGTTGGATCGACTGTTCCACGTCCAAGCGGTCCGCAACGATCCCGAGCACACGGCGCCTCCACCGCCCCCCGTCATGACTCGCCCGCAACCGCAACTCACGCTCAACAGAGGCGAGGAACCGGTCGGGGCTCAGACAGTCCAGCGCAACGACGACAAGGTCGGCCGCAACGACCCTTGTCCCTGCGGCAGCGGGAAGAAGTACAAGAAGTGCCATGGGGCGTGA